The Antarcticibacterium flavum genome contains the following window.
TTGATACGGAAGTAAGTTGAAAGTTCCATAGGGCATCTTACCCCTTTTGGGATATAACAAAAAGAGCCGTCACTGAAAACTGCAGAATTCAATGCAGCATAGAAATTATCCCTTTGCGGCACTACAGATCCTATGTATTTCTTCACCAGTTCAGGATGCTCCCTTATCGCTTCTGAAATTGAGCAAAATATGATCCCTTTTTCAGCAAGGGTCTTTTTAAATGTCGTGGTAACCGAAACCGAATCCATTACAATATCAACCGCCACACCTGCAAGCTTCTTTTGCTCATCTATAGAAATACCCAGCTTCTCAAAAGTCTCCCGTAACTCAGGATCGACTTCGTCAAGGCTGTCATATTTTGGTTTTTTATTGGGGGCAGAGTAATAGGAAATATTCTGGAAATCTGGTTTCTTGTATTTCACATTTGCCCACTCGGGTTCTATCATCTCTTCCCAGGCTCTGTAAGCCTCAAGACGCCATTGCGTCATCCACTCCGGCTCTTCTTTCTTAAGAGAGATAGCCCGTACAATGTCTTCATTTAATCCAACAGGAAAAGTGTCAGATTCTATATCTGTATAGAAACCATATTCATACTCCTTGGTTTCCAGTTCCTTTTTTAAATCGTCCTCTGTATATGCCATAACTTTTATTCTAGATTTAAAGCTTTAGTTCTTTAAGAACCTTGCTTATTGAATTGCCGATTATAATTGTGTGAAGAACTTCTAGTGGAGCTCTTATGAATTTGCTCTCGGCAACATGTCAAATTCCATTTTATATAGTACCATTTCCGGTCTTGCTTACCCGGTATGCCTGGATCGAACAGTAAAGAAAGCGTTTGGGTCCTGGTAAGGTTGCTTTTAATTTAACTCTCAAAAATCAAGCAGTTTTTAATTAAAAGAACACTTAGGTTTTTCCCTGCAATAATAATTACAGTGAAAAACTTTCACCGCACCCACAAGTTCTTTGTGCATTTGGATTATTAAACACAAACCCTTTGCCATTTAAACCTCCGGAATATTCCAGGATGGTTCCCGCCAGGTAAAGAACACTCTTTTTGTCAACCACGATCTTTACTTCGTTGTCTTCAAATAATTTATCTGTCTCTCCCTGGGATTTGTCAAACTTAAGTTCATATGATAATCCAGAGCATCCACCACTCTTAACCCCAACACGTACAAAGTCATTGCCGGCGTCGTAACCCTCTTCGGTCATCAATAATGCGATCCTTCTTTTTGCGTCTTCGCTAACCTTTATCATTGTTAAACAGATTAATTCTAAATTGGGGACAAATATACTACAAAACAAACGGTTTACCATAACCTATGTATATGTTTTGGGAATGTTGTCATAGGTGACCCCAATATGATTTTGATTAAATTTTTTACTTATTTTCCAAGGGTTTGAATACTATTTGCCATTTCTTTTTTTTTAGAATAAAACACTGTTTTTGAGATTGCCTACTATATATGGCCGCTTAAATTATAAATCCTTTATTTTTGCAAATTAAAATTTAGACCCATGATAGAAGATAGTCACAATAGCAGGACAAACCTTTCAGAATTAGGAGAATTTGGTTTAATAGATCTACTTACCAAAAACCTGGCTGTGAAATTGCCATCCACAATAAAAGGGATTGGAGACGATGCCGCAGTTATGGATTTTAAAGATCAAAAAACTATTATTTCTACAGATCTTCTTGTTGAAGGGGTTCATTTTGACCTTGCATATATGCCTTTGAAGCATTTAGGTTACAAGGCAGTAATGGTGAATTTGAGTGATATCTATGCAATGAATGCGACTGCCACCCAGGTGACCGTCTCACTTGCAGTCTCCAATAGGTTCCCTGTGGAAGCGCTGGAGGAGCTCTATTCGGGAATAGAACTGGCATCAAAAATATATAATGTTGATGTGGTGGGAGGTGACACCACCTCCTCCACGAAAGGTTTGCTTATAAGTGTAACAGCTATTGGAAAGGCGTCTTTAGAGGAGATAGTTTACAGGAATGGGGCAAAACCCAATGACCTCCTGGTGGTGACAGGTGATCTGGGAGCAGCTTATATGGGGTTACAAATCCTGGAACGTGAAAAGGAAGTATTCAAAGTGAATCCTAATTCCCAGCCAGACCTTGATGCTTACACCTACCTTATTGAGAGGCAGCTTAAACCTGAGGCAAGAAAGGATGTTCCACCCATGTTAAAGGAGCTGGGCGTTTTACCTACTTCCATGATAGATATAAGCGATGGCCTTTCTTCTGAAATTATTCACCTTTGCAAGAACTCCAAAACAGGGGTGAATCTCTTTGAAGAAAAGATCCCACTGGATCCTGCCGTGATATCGGCCTGTGAGGAATTTGAGATTGACAGCACCACTATTGCTCTAAGCGGTGGTGAAGATTATGAATTACTTTTCACTGTCTCCCAGACAGATTTTGACAAGATCAAAGGGAATCCTCATTTTTCCATTATTGGGCATATGACAGAGGAAAGGGAAGGAATGCACCTTGTTACCAGGGCAAATGCCAAAATCCCTTTAATAGCAAAGGGTTGGAATGCAATGGAAAGAGAGGAGGATTAAGAAGCGCTTGCGTAGAACCTTTCTTTGCGTCTTTGATGGATCTTTGCCAGGTAGTCATTAGTTTCCTTGAATCTTGGGGTAAGACGGGCAAGGAAACCATTAGCAGTATCTGTCATTTCTACTCCACAGTTTGCGCATTGGTATTCGTGAATGTGGTTTGTAACATTCTTTGACACCTTTAATTTATGTCCAAAGAAGTTACAATAAGCCTTTGCGAACGGAAATTTTTTGGGGGTAAATTTCTTCATAAAAGGTTGATATTGTTGTTTCTGAAATATAAAAGTATAAAAAAAAGTTAATTATTCGTCAAAAAGTATTATTTAATCGATGAAATGCAGTAGTTCTTCGATTTCTGACGGCTGTTCCAGGTAAGAAAGATGACCGGTATTCACCAGAATAATCTCAGTGTTTGTCGCTTCACCAATCGATTTAACTCTTTTCCAGGGCATTAGTGAATCATCTTTCCCTGCAACCAAAATTTTTCTTCTGTTAAATTCCTTTAACACATCTGTTTTGTCTGTGCGAATTTTCATACCTTCAATTGTAGCAACTATACCTGAAGTAGGAAAACGCACTGCTTCTTTTTTTAATTTATCCAGTTCTTTCTTATGTTTATACTGCTCTTTTGGGGATACCAAATTGGAGATTGCCATTCTTACAAAGGCGCTTTTGTTTTTTTGGATCATTTCAATTCCCCGGTTCCGGTTCTCGATCCTTTCAGGGGTATCGGCTTCTGGTGTGGAGTTGAGCAACAGTAATGTATTTACCATAGTAGCAAATTGATCCAAATAAGACAGGCATACATAACCGCCCAGGGAATGCCCTGCCAAAGTAATCCGGTTCAAATTTAATTTATCCAAAACTGCCTTGACCACCAGGGCCATTTCTTCCATGGTGTGAATGCTTCCTAAATTTCCAGATTTACCATGGCCAGGGAGATCAATACAAACCACCTGCCTTTTTACAGCCAGAGCGGGAACAAATGGTTTTCATATTTTACTGCTTTCCAAAAATCCGTGTAATAAAACCAATGGTTTTCCGGTACCTTTGGACTCGTAAAAAATGTTTGTATTGTTATAGTTAAGGATCATAGCCAAAATTTACCATTATAATTTACAACTAAAAATGAAATTTAATAAGGAAACCCTCATTTTGGGTTTTGCGCTTTTTGCCCTGTTCTTTGGGGCGGGAAATCTTATACTGCCACCAGCCCTTGGTTTCTTCGCAGGTTCGCAATGGTACCTGGTTGCAATTGGATTCATTCTCTCTGCAGTTGGACTTCCCCTTCTGGGAATTGTTGCTCATGCCCGTTTGCAGGGGAGCATCCTTGATTTTGGAAATAGAGTTTCCCCTGTCTTCAGTTTGATCTTTAGTATATTGATTTACCTTATAAGTATTTCCCTTCCCGCTCCAAGGACGGCAGCGGTAACTCACGAAATTGCTGTTGAACCATTTTTTGAAGTTGGCGGACTTTTTACCAGTATAATCTATTTCACGCTGGTTCTTTTTTTTGTGATAAAACGCTCCCAGGTCATCAATAATATTGGTAAATATCTTACTCCCACAATTTTGGTCCTTTTGCTGGTTGTGATCGTTAAAAGTCTCTTCCCGGGTTATTCCCAAATGAAAGAGCCGGAAACAACATTTCCGGTCCTGTCCGGCTTTTTTGAAGGGTATCAAACATTTGATGCGATTGCGGCCCTTGTAGTTGGGGGAGTGATCTTAATCTCTGTCAAGCTTAAGCGCACGGTAGAGCCACGTGAGCTGCAAGTAACGGTCACAACTGCTGCTGTTCTTGCGGGACTTGCTCTTTTGATAGTTTACAGCGGCCTTATTTATACCGGCGCAAGGGTCAATGGCGAATTCTCGCAGGATATCTCCCGCGTTCAATTATTGTCCGGGATCAGCATTCTTAATTTGGGAAATTTTGGAGGCGTTGCCCTTGCTTTGCTTGTCACACTGGCCTGTTTCACAACTGCTGTAGGCATTGTGACAGGTACTGCCGATTTTATGGCGACAACGATTAAAAAACCGGGTACCTATCCCTTCACTGTGGTGGTAGCATGTGTATTAGGGGTTATAATGGGTGCCTTTTCTGTCAACCAGATCATCGACATCGCCCTGCCGGTTCTTATGGTTATCTATCCTCTTACTATCATTCTTATTCTATTAAACGTCCTGCCGGAAAGATACAGGAGCAGGAGGGTTATGAGAAGTGTGGTCCTGGTGACCGTTATACTTAGCCTGCCCGATGTCTTAAAGATCTATTTCACTGAAGAGCAATTACAAAGCCTGCTGCAGTGGGTGCCGCTCTCCTCCTACAACCTGGGCTGGGTTCTCCCGGCGATCATAACATTTACTGTAGTCAACCTGCTGGAATATTATTGGGAAAATAAAACACTGCCCCAAAAATAATTTTCAGGGCAGTGTTTTTGATTTTTTAAACTTCAGTGAATTTCTAGGCGTTCATGAGTTCCTCGATCTCTTCAGCTTCAATAGGAATATTGCGCATAAGATTGAATGGTTCCCCTTTTTTCTGGATTACCACGTCATCCTCCAGGCGAATCCCAAAACCTTCCGCAGGAATATAGATGCCGGGTTCCACAGTGAACACCTGGTTCTCTTGCATTGGTTCTGTAAGAATTCCGTAATCATGGGTGTCAAGCCCTATGTGGTGGGAGGTCCCGTGCATAAAATATTTTTTATATGCAGGCCAGTCCGGATTCTCATTCTTAACATCGGCTTTATCCAGTAAACCAAGTCCAAGAAGTTCAGAGGTCATGATTTTTCCTACCTCCACATGATATTCTGCCCATATGGTGCCGGGAACCAATAATTTTGTGGCCTCATTCTTCACCCGGTTCACAGCGTTATAAACTTCCTTCTGTCTCTTACTGTATTTACCCGAGACGGGGATAGTACGGGAAAGATCGCTGGAATAATTTGCATATTCTGCCCCGGTATCCAGCAGGATCAAATCCCCTGCCTTGCACTGGCGGTTATTCTCTACATAATGTAGCACATTAGCACTGTTACCACTTGCGATAATGGGGGTGTAGGCAAAACCTTTTGAGCGGTTCCTTAGCATTTCGTGCATATACTCTGCCTCAATCTCGTATTCCCAAACACCCGGTTTTACAAAACCAAGGGTCCTTCTAAAAGCTTTTTCTGTAATGTCACAGGCTTGTTGCATTAGGTCCAGCTCTATCTTATCTTTTACAGAGCGCAGTCGCTGCAGGATTGGATTGCTCTTTGCCACCTGGTGTGCCGGATATTTCTGTTTACACCACTCTATAAACCGGTCTTCCCTGGTTTGCGTCTCTACATTGGCCCGGTAGTGCTCATTGGTATTAAAATATACCGTTTCACACTGGGTCATGACCTCAAAGAAGACTTTTTCAAAATCCTTGAGCCAGTATACTGTTTTGATCCCACTTGTTTCATAAGCCTGCTCTTTGTCAAGCTTTGCTCCTTCCCAAACCGCAATATGGTCGTTGGTTTTAGTAAGGAAAAGGATTTCCCTGTGTTTTTCCATGGGGGCATCCGGAAAGAGAACAAGGATACTTTTATCCTGATCTACTCCACTTAGATAAAAAATATCCCGTGCTTGCTGAAATGGCATTGTGCTGTCTGCACTTATGGGATATATATCATTGGAATTGAAGACCGCAAGGCTGTTTGGTTTCATGGCTTCCATGAAATTTTTGCGGTTTTTAATAAAGAGTTTTTTGTCTATTGGATCGTATTTCATTTCGATTAAGTTATTTTTTAATAAAACTGTAGGAGTGGAATACCGATTATTATTTTTTATGCTGAAGGACCTCAGGGTTTACCAATTTTCTACTCTCCATTAATAGCTGTAAAAAAATACTGTTCCTATAAGGTTTAAAGCTGCTGAAGGTTTTGCAGGACCCCTAGTGGCTGGTTTATTGAATAATTTTGAATCTTCATTTATTTCTTCCGGAATGTTTCCGGGGCTTTAAAAGGCACATTTAAGTATCGATTTTCCACTTCATACAAAGGTATCAATATTAGACAGAGTAGAAAACCTAGTCGCCTTCATATAGCCTGAGGCGGTTGCGCAATTTTCTGTTCTTTTTTTGCAATTTCTCAACCTGTCTTAATAAATGATGTATAGCCTCAATACCTTCCAGATTAATTTCCAGGTCATAATGCAGTCTGTGTAATTTTTCAAAATCTCCCAGGTTGTCGCAATGCACATATTCCTTTTGTTCCACCTGTATCACCTCAATGAGACCGCTGTCACCCAGGTATCTAATAAAGGTGTGCTCTACCCTGTAACGGGTGCATAACTCTTCTGTAGATATCAATTCTTCAAAATTCATGAGCGCAGTTTTTGTAATTCTTTAAAAAGTTCTTTTTCTCTATTAGTAAGCTTCTTTGGCATTATTACATTATAGGTTATGTATAGATCTCCAAACTGGCCTTCTTTTTTATATTTTGGGAACCCTTTGCCTTTTAGTTTTACTTGTGTGCCGGGTTGTGTCTCAGGTTTAATGTTGAGCTTCACCTTGCCAGTAAAGGTGTCTATTGTAATCTCTCCTCCCAGGAGTGCAGTGTAAAAATCTACATCAACCGTTTTGTAAAGGTTTTCTTTTTCCCTTTTAAAAGGGGTGTTGTTTATTATTTTGAAAGTTATATAAAGATCTCCCTTAGGTCCTCCCTGTATTCCAGGTCCACCGTGTCCTTTAATTTTTATGGTTTGACCATTTTCAACACCTGCGGGAATGGTAAGGCGAATATTTTTACCGTTGACGGTAAGGGTGTGTTTTTGACTTGTATAAACATCCTTAAGATTTAGCTGAAGTTCTGCATTAAAATCCTGGCCTTTATATTGGGGGCTTCTTCCTGTTCCCCGTGACCTGGCTCCCCCGCCAAACATTTGTTCGAAAAAGTCGGAAAAAGTGTCGTCATCAAAATTACCCGAATAAGTATATCCTCCTCCCGGTCCACCAAAGCCTTCTCCAAAACCGCCGGAATAGCTACCTGCAAAACCACCTTCTTGTTGCTGTTGTTGTCTTGCCTGTTCATACTGCTCGGCATGCTGCCAGTCTTTCCCGTACTGGTCGTATTTTTTCCTTTTTTCAGGATCATTTAATACTTCGTGTGCTTCATTTATTTGTTGGAACCTTGCCTGGGCAGTTTTATCATTAGGGTTAAGGTCCGGGTGATATTTTCGGGCCAGTTTTCTGTAAGCCTTCTTTATATCTGCCTGGGAGGCAGATTTGTCCAGTTCAAGTACTTTGTAATAATCTATAAAATCCATAATTTTTTTCAGAAAAAATAGCTATTACCAAATTACGAAACCTACGGCGCTTTGCTGCAAAAAAGCTTTCAAAAATTCTGTGATATTTAAATTTACAAGACGCCACTGATGCTTTTTTATACCAGACATACCCTTGAAAATGAAGGCCTGATATAACAATTCATAAATTATTTTAAATTAGTTCTAAATTGAATTTTAAATAAGCCTAAAGTTTGTTAAAAACTATAAGGAGGTGTATTTTTGTCCAACTCTTTTTTAATATAAAATTATCTATGGCAAAATCTGCGCTATTAAAGTCATCTTTAGCAAAAAAATACTGGATGGCTTTCACGGGCCTCTTCCTTTGCATATTTTTAGTTGGACATCTTTTAGGAAATTTACAGCTACTCCTTCCTGTAAGTGAAGCGGCAAGGGATCAATTCAATGAATACGGTCTTTTTATGACCACGAATCCTTTGGTGATGATCCTGTCATATATTACCTATTTCAGTATCCTCTTCCACGCTATAGACGGGGTTATCCTTACCATAAATAATAATAAGGCAAGGCCTAAGGGGTATGTGAGCTATAAGCCTTCTACAAATTCTACCTGGTCCTCCAGGAATATGGGATTGCTTGGAACGGTGATCTTTGCATTCATTGTTTTACATATGAACGCATTTTGGGCCAAAATGAAGTTTGGGGGGCTTGACAATACAATTTATACAACAGAAAGCGGGGCGCAGGTAAAAGACCTTTATAGCCTTACTATAGGTACCTTCCAGGATCCCGATTATGGTTTGATCTTCGTGATCATTTACCTGGTAGCCATGATCGCCATCGCCTTTCACCTTATTCATGGATTCTCCAGTGGCTTCCAGTCATTGGGTGTAAACCATCCAAAATATAATGGTTTCATTAGAAAACTTGGATATGCTTTTGCCATACTTATACCCTTGGCTTTCGCTATTATTCCTTTCTACGTCCACTTTGTTTTGGATAATATAAATACAATTTAAGCTATGGGAAAACTAGATTCAAAAATACCAAAAGGCCCATTGGCAGATAAGTGGACCAAACATAAGAATGAAATAAACCTTGTTAATCCCGCCAACAAAAGAAACATAGACGTTATTATGGTTGGAACGGGTCTTGCCGGTGGAAGTGCCGCTGCAACCCTTGCAGAACTTGGTTATAACGTAAAGACATTTTGTTACCAGGATTCCCCTCG
Protein-coding sequences here:
- a CDS encoding HesB/IscA family protein encodes the protein MIKVSEDAKRRIALLMTEEGYDAGNDFVRVGVKSGGCSGLSYELKFDKSQGETDKLFEDNEVKIVVDKKSVLYLAGTILEYSGGLNGKGFVFNNPNAQRTCGCGESFSL
- the thiL gene encoding thiamine-phosphate kinase, producing the protein MIEDSHNSRTNLSELGEFGLIDLLTKNLAVKLPSTIKGIGDDAAVMDFKDQKTIISTDLLVEGVHFDLAYMPLKHLGYKAVMVNLSDIYAMNATATQVTVSLAVSNRFPVEALEELYSGIELASKIYNVDVVGGDTTSSTKGLLISVTAIGKASLEEIVYRNGAKPNDLLVVTGDLGAAYMGLQILEREKEVFKVNPNSQPDLDAYTYLIERQLKPEARKDVPPMLKELGVLPTSMIDISDGLSSEIIHLCKNSKTGVNLFEEKIPLDPAVISACEEFEIDSTTIALSGGEDYELLFTVSQTDFDKIKGNPHFSIIGHMTEEREGMHLVTRANAKIPLIAKGWNAMEREED
- a CDS encoding alpha/beta fold hydrolase codes for the protein MAVKRQVVCIDLPGHGKSGNLGSIHTMEEMALVVKAVLDKLNLNRITLAGHSLGGYVCLSYLDQFATMVNTLLLLNSTPEADTPERIENRNRGIEMIQKNKSAFVRMAISNLVSPKEQYKHKKELDKLKKEAVRFPTSGIVATIEGMKIRTDKTDVLKEFNRRKILVAGKDDSLMPWKRVKSIGEATNTEIILVNTGHLSYLEQPSEIEELLHFID
- the brnQ gene encoding branched-chain amino acid transport system II carrier protein, whose translation is MKFNKETLILGFALFALFFGAGNLILPPALGFFAGSQWYLVAIGFILSAVGLPLLGIVAHARLQGSILDFGNRVSPVFSLIFSILIYLISISLPAPRTAAVTHEIAVEPFFEVGGLFTSIIYFTLVLFFVIKRSQVINNIGKYLTPTILVLLLVVIVKSLFPGYSQMKEPETTFPVLSGFFEGYQTFDAIAALVVGGVILISVKLKRTVEPRELQVTVTTAAVLAGLALLIVYSGLIYTGARVNGEFSQDISRVQLLSGISILNLGNFGGVALALLVTLACFTTAVGIVTGTADFMATTIKKPGTYPFTVVVACVLGVIMGAFSVNQIIDIALPVLMVIYPLTIILILLNVLPERYRSRRVMRSVVLVTVILSLPDVLKIYFTEEQLQSLLQWVPLSSYNLGWVLPAIITFTVVNLLEYYWENKTLPQK
- a CDS encoding aminopeptidase P family protein; the encoded protein is MKYDPIDKKLFIKNRKNFMEAMKPNSLAVFNSNDIYPISADSTMPFQQARDIFYLSGVDQDKSILVLFPDAPMEKHREILFLTKTNDHIAVWEGAKLDKEQAYETSGIKTVYWLKDFEKVFFEVMTQCETVYFNTNEHYRANVETQTREDRFIEWCKQKYPAHQVAKSNPILQRLRSVKDKIELDLMQQACDITEKAFRRTLGFVKPGVWEYEIEAEYMHEMLRNRSKGFAYTPIIASGNSANVLHYVENNRQCKAGDLILLDTGAEYANYSSDLSRTIPVSGKYSKRQKEVYNAVNRVKNEATKLLVPGTIWAEYHVEVGKIMTSELLGLGLLDKADVKNENPDWPAYKKYFMHGTSHHIGLDTHDYGILTEPMQENQVFTVEPGIYIPAEGFGIRLEDDVVIQKKGEPFNLMRNIPIEAEEIEELMNA
- a CDS encoding chaperone modulator CbpM, with amino-acid sequence MNFEELISTEELCTRYRVEHTFIRYLGDSGLIEVIQVEQKEYVHCDNLGDFEKLHRLHYDLEINLEGIEAIHHLLRQVEKLQKKNRKLRNRLRLYEGD
- a CDS encoding DnaJ C-terminal domain-containing protein, producing the protein MDFIDYYKVLELDKSASQADIKKAYRKLARKYHPDLNPNDKTAQARFQQINEAHEVLNDPEKRKKYDQYGKDWQHAEQYEQARQQQQQEGGFAGSYSGGFGEGFGGPGGGYTYSGNFDDDTFSDFFEQMFGGGARSRGTGRSPQYKGQDFNAELQLNLKDVYTSQKHTLTVNGKNIRLTIPAGVENGQTIKIKGHGGPGIQGGPKGDLYITFKIINNTPFKREKENLYKTVDVDFYTALLGGEITIDTFTGKVKLNIKPETQPGTQVKLKGKGFPKYKKEGQFGDLYITYNVIMPKKLTNREKELFKELQKLRS
- a CDS encoding succinate dehydrogenase cytochrome b subunit; the encoded protein is MAKSALLKSSLAKKYWMAFTGLFLCIFLVGHLLGNLQLLLPVSEAARDQFNEYGLFMTTNPLVMILSYITYFSILFHAIDGVILTINNNKARPKGYVSYKPSTNSTWSSRNMGLLGTVIFAFIVLHMNAFWAKMKFGGLDNTIYTTESGAQVKDLYSLTIGTFQDPDYGLIFVIIYLVAMIAIAFHLIHGFSSGFQSLGVNHPKYNGFIRKLGYAFAILIPLAFAIIPFYVHFVLDNINTI